A genomic region of uncultured Paludibaculum sp. contains the following coding sequences:
- a CDS encoding 4Fe-4S dicluster domain-containing protein, which produces MHGFEFYVDPSRCIGCQSCVNACGECGTHRGVSMIHLDFIDREWTTASTPMVCMHCEDPTCAQACPADAIKKGEDGVVRSALKPRCIACSNCVLACPFGVPKMQIEMELMMKCDMCYDRTSVGLRPMCATVCPSQALMYVTPDEAARLRRDEPVNTFRFGNQEVKTKVFMYLPPGDDALEVDVIHDMWRPEE; this is translated from the coding sequence TTGCACGGCTTCGAATTCTACGTCGATCCCTCCCGCTGCATCGGCTGTCAGAGCTGTGTGAACGCGTGTGGGGAGTGCGGTACGCATCGCGGCGTGTCGATGATCCATCTGGACTTTATAGACCGTGAGTGGACCACGGCTTCGACGCCGATGGTTTGCATGCACTGCGAGGATCCGACCTGCGCCCAGGCTTGTCCGGCCGACGCGATCAAGAAGGGCGAGGACGGCGTGGTACGAAGTGCCCTGAAACCGCGCTGCATCGCCTGCTCCAACTGCGTCCTGGCCTGCCCGTTCGGTGTACCCAAAATGCAGATTGAGATGGAGCTGATGATGAAGTGCGATATGTGCTACGACCGCACTTCCGTGGGTCTGCGGCCCATGTGTGCGACCGTGTGCCCTTCCCAGGCCCTCATGTACGTGACGCCGGACGAGGCCGCACGGCTGCGCCGGGACGAGCCGGTGAATACGTTCCGTTTCGGCAATCAGGAAGTGAAGACCAAGGTGTTCATGTATTTGCCGCCAGGTGACGACGCGCTGGAAGTGGATGTGATTCACGACATGTGGAGGCCCGAGGAATGA
- a CDS encoding ubiquinol-cytochrome c reductase iron-sulfur subunit, giving the protein MSNGKDRCPREEGLWREEFSVSSSEQSYVERRQFGKFLVLTSGAMFAGQIWLMAKDWMSKAQAIVWPRKEVAAEGDLAIGAAKVFQYPGPNDNCLLVRISEAKYVAYSQKCTHLSCAVIYSEEKNVLECPCHNGSFSIDDGHVIQGPPPRPLPRVNLESNGGKLIATGMSVFGEGD; this is encoded by the coding sequence ATGAGCAACGGCAAAGATCGCTGTCCCAGGGAAGAGGGGCTGTGGCGCGAGGAGTTCTCAGTATCCTCGTCGGAGCAGTCCTACGTGGAGCGCAGGCAGTTCGGCAAGTTCCTGGTGTTGACCAGCGGAGCGATGTTCGCCGGGCAGATCTGGCTGATGGCCAAGGATTGGATGTCGAAGGCCCAAGCGATTGTGTGGCCGCGCAAGGAAGTGGCGGCGGAAGGCGATCTGGCCATAGGTGCTGCAAAGGTCTTCCAGTACCCGGGTCCGAACGACAACTGCTTGCTGGTGCGCATCAGCGAAGCCAAGTATGTGGCCTACAGCCAGAAATGTACGCACCTGTCCTGCGCGGTGATCTACTCGGAGGAAAAGAATGTGCTGGAATGCCCGTGCCACAATGGGTCCTTTTCCATTGACGACGGGCACGTCATCCAGGGTCCGCCGCCTAGGCCGTTGCCAAGAGTCAATCTGGAGTCGAACGGCGGGAAGCTCATCGCCACGGGAATGTCGGTCTTTGGAGAGGGGGATTAG
- a CDS encoding DUF6755 family protein, producing MAFYDSPTRKRAARAMDGAMLLLVVLLVVQVWLLMASVESWLAGHRQVVLPAMLLSGFLFAGCVGLLALARRTDKTARHSVENTTQTSSSISGAP from the coding sequence ATGGCGTTCTACGACTCTCCCACCCGCAAGCGGGCGGCCCGCGCGATGGATGGCGCGATGCTGCTACTCGTTGTACTCCTGGTGGTCCAGGTGTGGCTGCTGATGGCCTCCGTGGAGTCATGGCTGGCTGGCCATCGGCAGGTGGTCTTGCCGGCCATGCTGCTTTCCGGCTTCCTGTTCGCGGGTTGCGTCGGATTGCTGGCCCTGGCCCGTCGGACGGACAAGACCGCCCGCCACTCAGTGGAGAACACGACTCAGACCTCTTCGTCGATCTCAGGCGCTCCGTAG